One segment of Comamonas thiooxydans DNA contains the following:
- the boxB gene encoding benzoyl-CoA 2,3-epoxidase subunit BoxB: MSSIDYSQKIPNNVDLSGDRTLQRALESWQPSFIRWWDDVGPEGSTNYDVYLRTAVSVDPQGWAQFGYVKMRDYRWGIFLNPADQERSIHFGDHKGEKAWQDVPGEHRANLRRIIVTQGDTEPASVEQQRHLGLTAPSMYDLRNLFQVNVEEGRHLWAMVYLLHKHFGRDGREEAEALLERQSGDENNPRILGAFNEKTPDWLAFFMFTYFTDRDGKFQLAALAESAFDPLARTTKFMLTEEAHHMFVGESGVSRVLARTCQVMNELKTDDVSKLRNAGVIDLPTIQRYLNFHYSVTIDLFGADQSSNAATFYSSGLKGRYEEGKREDDHKLHDQNYKVLEVVDGKLQEKEVPMLNALNEVLRDDYIKDSNAGVGRWNKVMEKAGIDFRLTVPHKAFNRQIGALAGVRISPDGRPVSEQEWLARKSEWLAGDDDRNFVASLMKPCLEPGKFAGWIAPPVMGINRQPVDFEYVKF; encoded by the coding sequence ATGAGCAGCATCGACTACAGCCAGAAGATTCCCAACAACGTGGACCTCAGCGGTGACCGCACGCTGCAGCGTGCGCTGGAGAGCTGGCAGCCCAGCTTCATCCGCTGGTGGGACGATGTGGGCCCCGAAGGATCGACCAACTACGATGTCTATCTGCGCACCGCGGTGAGCGTGGATCCGCAGGGCTGGGCGCAGTTCGGCTACGTCAAGATGCGTGACTATCGCTGGGGCATTTTTCTGAACCCGGCGGATCAGGAACGCAGCATTCACTTTGGCGATCACAAGGGCGAGAAAGCCTGGCAGGACGTGCCCGGCGAGCACCGCGCGAACCTGCGCCGCATCATCGTCACGCAAGGCGATACCGAGCCTGCATCGGTGGAGCAGCAGCGCCACCTGGGCCTGACCGCGCCGTCCATGTACGACCTGCGCAATCTGTTCCAGGTCAATGTGGAAGAAGGCCGCCATCTCTGGGCCATGGTCTACCTGCTGCACAAGCATTTCGGACGTGACGGACGCGAGGAAGCCGAGGCCCTGCTGGAGCGCCAGAGCGGCGATGAAAACAACCCGCGCATTCTGGGCGCCTTCAATGAAAAAACGCCGGACTGGCTGGCGTTCTTCATGTTCACCTACTTCACCGACAGAGACGGAAAATTCCAGCTCGCAGCGCTGGCCGAATCCGCGTTCGACCCGCTGGCGCGCACCACCAAATTCATGCTGACCGAAGAGGCGCATCACATGTTTGTCGGCGAGTCCGGCGTCTCGCGCGTTCTGGCCCGCACCTGCCAGGTCATGAACGAGCTCAAGACCGACGATGTGAGCAAGCTGCGCAACGCGGGCGTCATCGACCTGCCCACAATCCAGCGCTATCTGAACTTCCACTACAGCGTGACCATCGACCTGTTCGGCGCCGACCAGTCGAGCAATGCCGCCACCTTCTACAGCTCGGGCCTCAAGGGCCGTTACGAAGAGGGCAAGCGCGAGGACGACCACAAGCTGCACGACCAGAACTACAAGGTGCTGGAGGTGGTGGACGGCAAGTTGCAGGAGAAGGAAGTGCCCATGCTCAACGCCTTGAACGAGGTGCTGCGCGACGACTACATCAAGGACAGCAATGCCGGTGTGGGCCGCTGGAACAAGGTGATGGAGAAGGCCGGCATCGACTTTCGCCTGACGGTGCCGCACAAGGCCTTCAACCGGCAGATCGGAGCGCTGGCGGGCGTGCGCATCAGCCCCGACGGCCGTCCCGTGAGCGAGCAGGAATGGCTGGCCAGAAAGAGCGAGTGGCTGGCCGGCGACGACGACCGCAACTTTGTCGCATCGCTGATGAAGCCATGTCTGGAGCCCGGCAAGTTTGCCGGCTGGATCGCCCCGCCGGTCATGGGTATCAATCGCCAGCCCGTGGACTTCGAGTATGTGAAATTCTGA